Proteins encoded within one genomic window of Humulus lupulus chromosome 1, drHumLupu1.1, whole genome shotgun sequence:
- the LOC133798505 gene encoding protein TIC 62, chloroplastic isoform X1: MEGCRCSLHSSALTLLPSSSAIPRPGLSDKPFLHNHLLKFPNSKRNPNLKSFKFLPITAQASGTTKFSSETSKATPKDSKDENLAFVAGATGRVGSRAVRELLKLGFQVRAGVRSAERAKPLVESVKQMKMENAGGETQPVEKLEIVQCDLEKKDQIVRALGNASVVLCCIGASEKEVFDISGPYHIDYLATKNLVEAATVAKVDHFILLTSLGTNKVGFPAAILNLFWGVLLWKRKAEEALIASGIPYTIVRPGGMERPTDAFKETHNITLSQQDMLFGGLVSNLQVAELMASMAKNRDLSYCKVVEVVAETTAPLTPMEELLRKIPSDRAGSFPPKESSAVVEPDLAPSKSEEPKSSSGKEPVKADQIAPQPLSPYTAYEDLKPPSSPSPTPSGHKKNPLDESKLSELASPSSEGNEAAKLVIDSVAENGPPKISSYYLSPYPAYDDLKPPTSPSPSTPNVTVSSTPLAVDSTASAGSSVQVPAEDKTKIKEQDHAKPKPRPLSPFTMYEDLKPPVSPSPSSPSFK; encoded by the exons ATGGAGGGTTGCCGTTGCTCTCTTCACTCATCAGCTTTGACCCTTTTACCATCTTCTTCCGCCATTCCCAGACCTGGGCTCTCAGACAAACCTTTCTTACACAATCACCTACTCAAGTTTCCCAATTCCAAGagaaacccaaatctcaaaagtTTCAAATTCCTTCCTATCACAGCTCAAGCTTCCG GGACAACAAAATTCAGCTCAGAGACATCTAAGGCAACTCCAAAGGACTCAAAAGATGAGAACCTTGCATTTGTTGCTGGTGCTACTGGTCGAGTAGGCTCACGAGCAGTGAG GGAGCTTTTGAAACTGGGGTTCCAAGTCAGAGCTGGTGTGAGGAGTGCTGAAAGAGCAAAACCTCTAGTAGAA AGTGTAAAACAAATGAAGATGGAAAATGCAGGTGGAGAAACTCAAC CTGTAGAAAAGCTTGAAATCGTGCAATGTGACTTAGAGAAAAAAGATCAGATTGTACGAGCATTAGGCAATGCATCTGTGGTTCTCTGCTGCATTGGTGCAAGTGAGAAGGAAGTTTTTGATATTTCCGGACCATATCATATTGATTATCTGGCGACCAAAAATCTTGTTGAGGCAG CAACTGTTGCAAAAGTGGACCACTTCATTTTGCTAACATCTCTGGGAACAAACAAGGTTGGATTTCCCGCTGCTATTCTAAA TTTATTTTGGGGAGTGCTACTATGGAAAAGGAAGGCAGAGGAAGCTCTGATAGCCAGTGGAATTCCCTATACG ATAGTGAGACCTGGTGGAATGGAAAGGCCTACTGATGCTTTCAAGGAAACACATAATATTACACTCTCACAGCAAGATATGCTGTTTGGTGGGTTGGTGTCAAATCTCCAG GTGGCAGAGCTCATGGCAAGCATGGCTAAAAATCGTGATCTGTCATACTGCAAAGTAGTGGAAGTGGTTGCAGAGACGACTGCTCCATTGACTCCCATGGAAGAACTTCTAAGAAAGATACCATCTGACAGAGCTGGCTCATTCCCACCTAAG GAATCAAGTGCAGTGGTGGAGCCTGATTTAGCACCTTCTAAGTCTGAGGAGCCAAAATCTTCTTCTGGGAAGGAACCTGTAAAAGCAGACCAAATTGCACCACAACCACTGTCTCCTTATACTGC CTATGAAGATTTGAAGCCACCTAGCTCTCCAAGCCCAACACCCAGTGGCCACAAAAAAAATCCTTTAGATGAATCAAAATTAAGTGAGCTTGCTTCACCATCTTCTGAAGGCAACGAGGCTGCAAAGCTTGTGATAGATAGTGTTGCTGAAAATGGTCCTCCCAAGATTTCATCTTATTATCTTTCACCATACCCTGC ATATGATGACCTGAAGCCTCCCACATCACCATCTCCAAGTACTCCAAATGTAACGGTCTCCTCAACACCATTGGCTGTGGATAGTACCGCATCAGCAGGGAGCTCAGTGCAAGTTCCTGCTGAAGATAAGACAAAGATCAAGGAACAGGATCATGCCAAACCAAAGCCAAGACCACTATCACCTTTTACCAT GTATGAAGACTTGAAGCCCCCTGTTTCCCCATCGCCATCTTCACCGTCTTTCAAGTAA
- the LOC133798505 gene encoding protein TIC 62, chloroplastic isoform X2 has protein sequence MEGCRCSLHSSALTLLPSSSAIPRPGLSDKPFLHNHLLKFPNSKRNPNLKSFKFLPITAQASGTTKFSSETSKATPKDSKDENLAFVAGATGRVGSRAVRELLKLGFQVRAECKTNEDGKCRWRNSTPAVEKLEIVQCDLEKKDQIVRALGNASVVLCCIGASEKEVFDISGPYHIDYLATKNLVEAATVAKVDHFILLTSLGTNKVGFPAAILNLFWGVLLWKRKAEEALIASGIPYTIVRPGGMERPTDAFKETHNITLSQQDMLFGGLVSNLQVAELMASMAKNRDLSYCKVVEVVAETTAPLTPMEELLRKIPSDRAGSFPPKESSAVVEPDLAPSKSEEPKSSSGKEPVKADQIAPQPLSPYTAYEDLKPPSSPSPTPSGHKKNPLDESKLSELASPSSEGNEAAKLVIDSVAENGPPKISSYYLSPYPAYDDLKPPTSPSPSTPNVTVSSTPLAVDSTASAGSSVQVPAEDKTKIKEQDHAKPKPRPLSPFTMYEDLKPPVSPSPSSPSFK, from the exons ATGGAGGGTTGCCGTTGCTCTCTTCACTCATCAGCTTTGACCCTTTTACCATCTTCTTCCGCCATTCCCAGACCTGGGCTCTCAGACAAACCTTTCTTACACAATCACCTACTCAAGTTTCCCAATTCCAAGagaaacccaaatctcaaaagtTTCAAATTCCTTCCTATCACAGCTCAAGCTTCCG GGACAACAAAATTCAGCTCAGAGACATCTAAGGCAACTCCAAAGGACTCAAAAGATGAGAACCTTGCATTTGTTGCTGGTGCTACTGGTCGAGTAGGCTCACGAGCAGTGAG GGAGCTTTTGAAACTGGGGTTCCAAGTCAGAGCTG AGTGTAAAACAAATGAAGATGGAAAATGCAGGTGGAGAAACTCAAC CCCAGCTGTAGAAAAGCTTGAAATCGTGCAATGTGACTTAGAGAAAAAAGATCAGATTGTACGAGCATTAGGCAATGCATCTGTGGTTCTCTGCTGCATTGGTGCAAGTGAGAAGGAAGTTTTTGATATTTCCGGACCATATCATATTGATTATCTGGCGACCAAAAATCTTGTTGAGGCAG CAACTGTTGCAAAAGTGGACCACTTCATTTTGCTAACATCTCTGGGAACAAACAAGGTTGGATTTCCCGCTGCTATTCTAAA TTTATTTTGGGGAGTGCTACTATGGAAAAGGAAGGCAGAGGAAGCTCTGATAGCCAGTGGAATTCCCTATACG ATAGTGAGACCTGGTGGAATGGAAAGGCCTACTGATGCTTTCAAGGAAACACATAATATTACACTCTCACAGCAAGATATGCTGTTTGGTGGGTTGGTGTCAAATCTCCAG GTGGCAGAGCTCATGGCAAGCATGGCTAAAAATCGTGATCTGTCATACTGCAAAGTAGTGGAAGTGGTTGCAGAGACGACTGCTCCATTGACTCCCATGGAAGAACTTCTAAGAAAGATACCATCTGACAGAGCTGGCTCATTCCCACCTAAG GAATCAAGTGCAGTGGTGGAGCCTGATTTAGCACCTTCTAAGTCTGAGGAGCCAAAATCTTCTTCTGGGAAGGAACCTGTAAAAGCAGACCAAATTGCACCACAACCACTGTCTCCTTATACTGC CTATGAAGATTTGAAGCCACCTAGCTCTCCAAGCCCAACACCCAGTGGCCACAAAAAAAATCCTTTAGATGAATCAAAATTAAGTGAGCTTGCTTCACCATCTTCTGAAGGCAACGAGGCTGCAAAGCTTGTGATAGATAGTGTTGCTGAAAATGGTCCTCCCAAGATTTCATCTTATTATCTTTCACCATACCCTGC ATATGATGACCTGAAGCCTCCCACATCACCATCTCCAAGTACTCCAAATGTAACGGTCTCCTCAACACCATTGGCTGTGGATAGTACCGCATCAGCAGGGAGCTCAGTGCAAGTTCCTGCTGAAGATAAGACAAAGATCAAGGAACAGGATCATGCCAAACCAAAGCCAAGACCACTATCACCTTTTACCAT GTATGAAGACTTGAAGCCCCCTGTTTCCCCATCGCCATCTTCACCGTCTTTCAAGTAA